The Methanococcus voltae PS genomic interval TGGTAGTATATGACCCAGGAAATTCAAATAATGAAACATCTGATAATTCATTTCCTACAACTAATTTATTATCATATTATAAATTTGATGAGACTTCAGGTACCATTGCTAAAGATGAAACTGGTTTAGATAATGGTACTTATATAAATACAACGTTTGTAAATGGAATAAAAAACGGTGCAGTTAAAACAAGTTCTTCAGGAGGGTATGTTAAAACAACTCCAAAAGATATAAATCGATATTTTACGATTTCTTTATGGTATAATCATCATGTTACAAATTCATATAAGTCATTATATGGTGAAAAAACCTGGTGGAATAGTACAATATCAGATACTTGGAGAGATAGAGTTCGTGTTTCGGTTCTTGATGATAATAAAATACAATTTAAAATTAGAACTATTAACGCTAGTTATGATAATGATTATAATGATGTTTGGTACATTACAAATAATACAATTTCTGAGGGTTGGAACCATATTGTTTGTATTAGGGATAATGAAATTATGAAAATATATATTAATGGTATTGAACAGACTACGACAAGAGGAGTTCACCTTGAATTAAATCAAGAAACTTGTGATTTAAAACCCCAAAAAGATAATATTGCGGGTTTTGGTATTACATGGGGTTCTAACTCTTCTACAATGTATTATGATGTAATAATAGACGAAGCCGCCATATGGAATTGTGCTTTAACTCCAAATCAAATAACTGAGTTATATAATAGCATACGCTCAGATAAAAAACCACCCCTAATTACTTTCGATACAACTCCAATATCAATAAATCAAGACCAAGAGTTTAAAATTAGTGCAAGTGTTACTGATGATTCGGGAGTTAAAGATGTTAAACTTAAAATTACTAATCTAGATAATAATGGTATAAATGAATATATAATGGGTTATAATCCATCAACTACTCAGTATGAGGTTAGTTTATCATTACCTGCGAATATAAACAATTATAATTGCAAGATATTTGCAGAAGATTTTTATGAAAATACAATTGAATCAAGTCCAAAACAAATAACCATTAAAGATACTGAAGAACCCATAATAGTGGTAAATCCAGATACTTTATTAAATGTTGAACCATTAACTCCAATATCAATAATTGCTACAATTACCGATAACATACAAGTTTTAGAAGCAGAAATATATTTAGATGGAACATATTACGATGATTATCAAAGTAAGGAAGGAAATATTTATAATTTCAATTTAAATGGATTGGAACCAGGCACTTATTCAGTTTTAATTAAAGCTAAAGATAGTTCAAATAACCTTGGAACGAGTGTTCCAATAACTTTAGTTGTAATGGATAAAGAACCACCAATAATTACAAATTTTATAGTTGATTCTAAGTTAGATTTAATATATACTGGTGAAACTTACAATATTCCAATGGCTGCAAGAGTAATCGATAGATATTCAGGAGTTAAAGATGTAAAATTACTTATTAATGGTAAAGAAGTAACTTCACTTAATGGTTCAGAAATATATTCAACAATATTAAACCTTAAGAATAAAGGAACATATTCATTAAAGCTTAAAGCTACAGATTTACAAAATAATGTAAGTTATTCTGATGAAATATTTGTAAATATTGTAGAATTGTTTAACATTAGTACGTTAAAAGAAAAATACACAACTGAAAACAGTATTAGACTACCAAGTACTGTTAAAAGTCATTATACTATTAAATCAGTTAAAGCTTTTATAAATAATAAATATTACAAAGATTTAGATTATAT includes:
- a CDS encoding Gp37-like protein, with the protein product MVVYDPGNSNNETSDNSFPTTNLLSYYKFDETSGTIAKDETGLDNGTYINTTFVNGIKNGAVKTSSSGGYVKTTPKDINRYFTISLWYNHHVTNSYKSLYGEKTWWNSTISDTWRDRVRVSVLDDNKIQFKIRTINASYDNDYNDVWYITNNTISEGWNHIVCIRDNEIMKIYINGIEQTTTRGVHLELNQETCDLKPQKDNIAGFGITWGSNSSTMYYDVIIDEAAIWNCALTPNQITELYNSIRSDKKPPLITFDTTPISINQDQEFKISASVTDDSGVKDVKLKITNLDNNGINEYIMGYNPSTTQYEVSLSLPANINNYNCKIFAEDFYENTIESSPKQITIKDTEEPIIVVNPDTLLNVEPLTPISIIATITDNIQVLEAEIYLDGTYYDDYQSKEGNIYNFNLNGLEPGTYSVLIKAKDSSNNLGTSVPITLVVMDKEPPIITNFIVDSKLDLIYTGETYNIPMAARVIDRYSGVKDVKLLINGKEVTSLNGSEIYSTILNLKNKGTYSLKLKATDLQNNVSYSDEIFVNIVELFNISTLKEKYTTENSIRLPSTVKSHYTIKSVKAFINNKYYKDLDYISNNTYQFELKMDEYQDYEIYIQVEDVNGNLGFSKPFIVHHTVPAKDYRIPIIKVLNGDFEVEEILEPISIIWDRSFYEAGTFELRLPLNNKALSLKMGKYILMNDKIGRITSINDKETFCDIKGETGLAIFKDRIIVPLSGQTHDSINSSAETVLKHYVTNCLRGSGVYEKLVVSSDNSRGKAIEYQARYENLYDTLIKIAQLSGLGQRVYYKDGSLIYDIVESKNRTYNQDINQIVEFSNRFGNITDVEYQEELSESKNFIYIGGSGEGLNRIIKTYNNSSSEELKEVFLDAKDLKEEELINRGIQQLNQYKEKIVLKGKVLNQPFEYGSDWDLGDVVSVYYDKRDLLFDLKIVKVREVFEIDKTCIEVTFGDEPINIFRLIKGKFSELDAVKHI